In one Pseudomonas tensinigenes genomic region, the following are encoded:
- a CDS encoding rhodanese-like domain-containing protein: MVAHLIEFATNHYILVGIFVVLLALLLAHTMQGGGKSLSTGELTALVNKDAGVVVDIRPAKDFAAGHIVGAVNIPQDKLAARVAELEKHKAKTIILVDALGQTAGTHARELMKSGFTAAKLSGGISSWKGDNLPLVK, encoded by the coding sequence ATGGTTGCTCACCTGATTGAATTTGCCACTAACCACTACATTCTTGTCGGTATCTTCGTCGTACTGCTGGCTCTGCTGCTGGCGCACACGATGCAGGGCGGCGGTAAAAGCCTGAGCACCGGCGAGCTGACCGCGCTGGTCAATAAAGATGCAGGCGTGGTGGTGGACATCCGTCCGGCCAAGGATTTCGCTGCCGGCCATATCGTTGGCGCGGTGAACATTCCCCAGGACAAACTGGCTGCGCGCGTTGCCGAGCTGGAAAAGCACAAGGCCAAGACCATCATTCTGGTCGACGCCCTGGGCCAGACCGCCGGCACCCACGCCCGCGAACTGATGAAATCCGGCTTCACCGCCGCCAAGCTGTCCGGCGGGATCTCCAGCTGGAAAGGCGACAACCTGCCGCTGGTGAAGTGA
- a CDS encoding leucine-rich repeat domain-containing protein, protein MPVKPPRGGNTHVDVPGGPSRPGDVDTSLPDPSIRRGVDSGLALDDLQLRAGPSRDTHADVVRPEPAVLVQMTAVDIPHPAAAPLLENYLIGARITLPDADSRGLRVFNKRTYVDLSEGGTVLVAMDPVNATYRARLPNERHPSGPELVRDIDSGLWHPREGVDLTLRTQVKKSLPELSDRQADDFVSRFGDKETLEAELKRIQLGLPQLERELSTWTNALKDSPGAEYASRLSLSAKLIQLYKWQGDDLDPWGRVYRGGRMAGFRLDINLSEWPMQRAPLFSTPINSVVSLTLRGFSSQTPKDFFAGFPSLGTLRTSGQVYGLPGGVGRLTELRVADLSNPLLHLSLADIEQLKQLPRLRELNLEGHPLGYGFSIRDMTELRVLKLGNTSLVGLPGGLNELAGWSRLQVLDLQRNPFIGRAPDVTGMSELRVLNLTQTGISQIPGGLGTGNGPKGLEILKLGENSLFDAPSLEGMSKLRELDLSSTDIDKFPDGITSEIPATVLNLANNRIRSIPESVELRAGFNLTGNPITDPASLRRLIFARRQTGTDIWLGVESVDASADLWLRHVPHAQTPEKLALWDRLNSYSESSLFSRIRNLSRTPEFFVERQLLERRVWAFLESFEKAGAVERSRLRDVARNETSPGKMLERLEEEIKALDPGRQNQPLHHLPKRPRLD, encoded by the coding sequence ATGCCAGTAAAACCACCTCGCGGTGGCAATACCCACGTGGATGTCCCCGGAGGCCCGAGCCGCCCCGGTGATGTGGATACTTCGCTCCCTGATCCATCGATCCGCAGAGGCGTCGACTCAGGTCTTGCGCTCGATGACCTGCAGCTGCGAGCCGGGCCATCGCGCGATACACACGCTGATGTCGTCCGCCCGGAGCCGGCCGTGCTGGTTCAAATGACTGCCGTTGACATCCCGCATCCGGCAGCCGCGCCGCTACTGGAGAATTACTTGATCGGCGCCAGGATAACGCTTCCAGATGCCGACAGCCGTGGCCTCAGGGTGTTTAACAAGCGTACTTACGTCGATCTGTCAGAGGGCGGCACTGTTCTGGTTGCAATGGATCCGGTCAATGCAACGTATCGCGCACGGTTACCCAATGAGCGGCATCCTTCCGGCCCCGAGTTGGTGCGCGACATTGACAGCGGTCTCTGGCATCCACGCGAAGGCGTTGACTTGACCCTTCGAACACAAGTGAAAAAAAGCCTTCCGGAACTGTCCGATCGACAAGCGGATGACTTTGTATCCCGGTTTGGTGACAAGGAGACGTTAGAGGCTGAACTCAAACGCATTCAACTGGGTTTGCCGCAGTTGGAGCGTGAGCTCAGCACCTGGACGAATGCCCTCAAGGACTCTCCCGGCGCCGAGTACGCGAGTCGACTGTCACTGAGTGCCAAGCTGATTCAACTGTACAAGTGGCAAGGCGACGATCTCGACCCTTGGGGGCGAGTCTATCGCGGCGGGCGAATGGCGGGTTTCAGGCTGGATATCAATCTGAGCGAATGGCCCATGCAAAGGGCTCCACTTTTTTCTACACCCATCAATTCCGTTGTTTCTCTTACCCTGAGAGGTTTTTCGTCACAAACACCGAAGGATTTCTTCGCCGGGTTTCCCAGCCTTGGAACATTGAGGACGTCAGGCCAGGTGTATGGACTGCCTGGCGGAGTCGGACGGCTCACGGAGTTGCGCGTGGCGGACTTGAGTAATCCTCTGCTCCACCTTTCGCTAGCCGATATTGAACAATTGAAACAGCTGCCACGTTTGCGCGAGCTGAACCTGGAAGGCCATCCCCTCGGGTATGGTTTTTCGATACGCGATATGACTGAGTTGCGGGTGTTGAAACTGGGTAATACCAGTCTTGTCGGTTTGCCTGGGGGACTGAACGAGTTGGCCGGATGGTCGCGGTTACAGGTATTGGATCTTCAACGAAATCCTTTTATAGGGCGTGCGCCTGACGTTACCGGGATGTCCGAGCTGCGGGTATTGAATCTGACGCAGACCGGTATCAGCCAGATCCCTGGCGGGCTGGGCACCGGGAATGGCCCCAAAGGCTTGGAAATATTGAAACTCGGCGAAAATTCGCTGTTTGATGCGCCTTCGCTCGAAGGAATGAGCAAGTTGCGGGAACTTGATCTTTCCAGCACGGATATCGACAAGTTTCCCGACGGCATCACGTCTGAAATTCCCGCGACAGTATTGAATCTCGCGAACAATCGAATCAGATCGATTCCCGAATCAGTGGAGCTTAGAGCAGGCTTCAACTTGACCGGAAATCCTATTACAGACCCCGCGTCCCTGCGGCGATTGATATTTGCGCGTCGACAAACGGGTACTGATATCTGGTTGGGAGTAGAGAGCGTTGATGCGTCGGCGGATCTCTGGCTACGACATGTGCCACACGCGCAAACTCCAGAGAAACTGGCGCTTTGGGACAGGTTGAACAGCTATTCTGAAAGCAGTTTGTTCTCGCGGATTCGAAATCTGAGCCGTACGCCTGAATTCTTCGTAGAACGTCAGCTATTAGAGCGCCGGGTCTGGGCGTTTCTCGAAAGTTTCGAAAAGGCAGGCGCTGTTGAACGGTCTCGCCTCAGGGACGTAGCCAGGAATGAAACGAGTCCAGGAAAGATGCTGGAAAGGCTGGAGGAGGAAATAAAGGCACTTGATCCCGGGCGACAGAATCAGCCCTTGCATCATCTACCCAAGCGTCCGAGGCTCGACTGA
- the grxC gene encoding glutaredoxin 3 encodes MSEVIVYSSDYCPYCSRAKYLLENKGVAFKEIKVDGKPQVRAEMTQKAGRTSVPQIWIGDKHIGGCDDLYALERAGKLDALLKA; translated from the coding sequence ATGAGTGAAGTCATCGTCTACTCCAGCGATTACTGCCCTTATTGCTCGCGAGCCAAGTACCTGCTCGAGAACAAAGGCGTGGCCTTCAAAGAGATCAAGGTCGATGGCAAGCCGCAGGTGCGCGCCGAAATGACCCAGAAAGCCGGACGCACGTCCGTGCCGCAGATCTGGATCGGCGACAAGCACATCGGCGGTTGTGACGATTTGTATGCCCTGGAGCGCGCCGGCAAGCTCGACGCGCTGCTCAAGGCCTGA
- the secB gene encoding protein-export chaperone SecB, with amino-acid sequence MTDQQNTAASEEETAPQFSLQRIYVRDLSFEAPKSPAIFRQQWDPAVGLDLNTRQKALEGDFYEVVLTLSVTVKNGEEVAFIAEVQQAGIFLIKNLDAASMSHTLGAFCPNILFPYARETLDSLVTRGSFPALMLAPVNFDALYAQELQRMQESGETPTVQ; translated from the coding sequence ATGACTGACCAACAGAACACTGCAGCCAGCGAAGAAGAAACCGCACCGCAATTCTCCTTGCAGCGCATCTACGTACGCGACCTGTCCTTCGAAGCCCCGAAAAGCCCGGCGATCTTCCGCCAGCAGTGGGACCCGGCGGTCGGCCTGGATCTGAACACTCGCCAGAAAGCGCTCGAAGGTGATTTCTACGAAGTCGTGCTGACCCTGTCCGTCACCGTGAAAAACGGTGAAGAAGTCGCCTTCATCGCTGAAGTGCAACAGGCCGGTATCTTCCTGATCAAGAACCTCGACGCGGCCTCGATGAGCCACACCCTGGGTGCGTTCTGCCCGAACATCCTGTTCCCGTACGCGCGCGAAACCCTGGACAGCCTGGTGACCCGTGGTTCGTTCCCGGCGCTGATGCTGGCTCCGGTGAACTTCGACGCCCTGTACGCGCAAGAGCTGCAGCGCATGCAGGAAAGCGGCGAAACGCCAACCGTTCAGTAA
- a CDS encoding tRNA (cytidine(34)-2'-O)-methyltransferase: protein MFHVILFQPEIPPNTGNVIRLCANSGCHLHLIEPLGFEMDDKRLRRAGLDYHEYATLQRHADLASCLESLGNPRLFAFTTKGSRPFHDAAFVPGDAFIFGPESRGLPPEVLDALPPEQRLRLPMREGCRSLNLSNTVAVAVYEAWRQNDFK from the coding sequence ATGTTTCACGTCATCCTTTTCCAACCAGAAATTCCGCCGAATACCGGCAACGTTATCAGGCTGTGCGCCAACAGCGGCTGCCACCTGCATTTGATCGAGCCGCTGGGTTTCGAGATGGACGACAAGCGCTTGCGCCGTGCCGGTCTCGATTACCATGAATATGCCACGCTGCAACGTCACGCGGACCTGGCCAGTTGCCTGGAAAGCCTGGGCAACCCAAGACTGTTTGCGTTCACCACCAAGGGTTCGCGACCGTTTCATGATGCCGCGTTTGTTCCTGGCGATGCGTTCATCTTCGGCCCGGAAAGCCGTGGCCTGCCGCCGGAAGTGCTCGACGCCCTGCCGCCAGAACAGCGCCTGCGCCTGCCGATGCGCGAAGGCTGCCGCAGCCTGAATCTGTCCAACACCGTTGCGGTCGCTGTGTACGAAGCCTGGCGCCAGAACGACTTCAAATAA